In Rosa chinensis cultivar Old Blush chromosome 1, RchiOBHm-V2, whole genome shotgun sequence, a genomic segment contains:
- the LOC112181659 gene encoding nucleosome assembly protein 1;2: protein MTTEDGGVSKKRKAVSFDVPEPDPDSSPPSRHRPSKDSRRLLPVPTDDHLFDNEIDYTTDRKYRIPDWIWHDNARGKKDDNHRLLSLNRRVREIDLKRLQVKFLKEEKIFQDKKQKWVEEYLNQPGCDQDELKKNLFAEVSKWEARYEEEHFEPFYKKRYEIVTGGGYEKPIKDKGLDRFWVSALMANQIVVRQIESPDHDYQALCRLTDIRCHRIKDPRGFKLEFLFSPDNPFFKNEILTKTFEMIGDNSSVVLKGIGTEIEWYDRKSLTEKLLLVRLHKGSQVKVIEKCRSFFNFFETKIYEQGFIFNEESGELKGLLPMDYIIGLAIRNQIIPHAALWYKHEEENCVPDDETIIPWAEGWYEYVIDDCRPEDHAVILTCT, encoded by the exons ATGACAACAGAGGACGGCGGTGTATCAAAAAAGAGGAAAGCCGTTTCCTTCGACGTTCCCGAACCCGATCCCGACTCCTCCCCTCCGTCCCGCCACCGCCCCAGTAAAGACTCCCGACGTCTTCTTCCCGTCCCCACCGATGATCATTTGTTCGACAACGAGATCGACTACACTACTGATCGCAAGTACCGTATTCCCGACTGGATCTGGCATGACAATGCTAGAGGTAAAAAAGATGATAATCATCGACTATTGTCCTTG AACCGTAGGGTACGTGAAATTGATCTGAAGCGCTTACAAGTGAAATTTCTTAAAGAGGAAAAGATATTTCAAGATAAGAAACAGAAATGggttgaagaatacttgaatcaGCCTGGCTGCGACCAG GATGAGTTGAAAAAGAACTTGTTTGCGGAGGTATCTAAATGGGAAGCACGATACGAGGAGGAGCACTTTGAGCCCTTCTACAAAAAGAGATATGAGATTGTTACTGGAGGAGGATATGAAAAACCAATTAAAG ACAAGGGACTGGATAGATTTTGGGTTTCTGCGTTGATGGCAAATCAGATAGTTGTTAGGCAG ATTGAATCACCAGACCATGATTATCAGGCTCTCTGTCGTCTCACTGATATCAGGTGTCACAGGATAAAAGATCCGAGAGGATTCAAGCTCGAGTTTCTCTTTTCTCCTGAtaatcctttttttaaaaatgaaatcCTTACTAAAACATTTGAGATGATTGGTGACAACTCGTCTGTGGTGTTGAAAGGAATTGG GACGGAAATTGAATGGTACGATAGGAAAAGCTTGACAGAGAAACTTCTTTTAGTAAGGTTGCACAAAGGTTCGCAAGTCAAAGTTATAGAGAAGTGTCGGAGCTTCTTCAACTTCTTTGAAACAAAAATTTATGAACAGGGTTTTATCTTTAATGAAGAATCT GGTGAACTCAAAGGGCTGCTACCGATGGATTATATAATTGG TCTTGCTATTCGAAACCAAATCATTCCTCATGCAGCATTGTGGTACAAACATGAAGAGGAGAATTGTGTGCCGGATGATGAGACAATCATTCCTTGGGCAGAAGGGTGGTACGAATATGTAATCGATGATTGTAGGCCAGAAGATCATGCTGTCATTTTGacatg CACTTGA
- the LOC112175199 gene encoding syntaxin-related protein KNOLLE, whose translation MNDLMTKSFTNYVDLKKEAMKDMDLEAGNLELSTNMNSDLGLFLEEAEKVKQEMACVRDILGRLQQANEESKSLHKSEALQSLRSRINADIVSVLKQARTIRCHLEDMDRANAANKRLSAAKEGTPIYRTRMAVTNGLRKKLKELMMEFQGLRQRMMSEYKETVGRRYFTVTGEKADEEVIEKIISNGGEEFMGRAIQEHGRGKVLETVVEIQDRHDTAKDIEKSLLELHQVFLDMAVMVEAQGEQMDDIEQHVINASHYVKAGTKQLNTAKGYQRSTRKWMCIGIIILLILILVIVIPIATSFAHS comes from the coding sequence ATGAACGACCTGATGACGAAATCGTTCACTAACTATGTGGATCTAAAGAAAGAGGCAATGAAAGACATGGACCTTGAAGCTGGGAATTTGGAGCTGTCAACAAACATGAACAGTGACCTGGGTCTGTTCCTGGAAGAGGCAGAAAAGGTGAAGCAGGAGATGGCTTGTGTGCGTGATATTCTGGGCCGATTACAGCAAGCCAACGAGGAGAGCAAGTCCCTCCACAAATCGGAGGCGTTGCAATCGTTGCGTAGCCGCATCAATGCCGACATTGTGAGTGTTCTGAAGCAGGCCAGGACGATTCGATGTCATCTGGAAGACATGGACCGTGCCAATGCCGCCAATAAGAGGCTCTCGGCCGCGAAAGAAGGCACCCCGATTTACAGGACGAGGATGGCGGTCACCAACGGGCTGCGCAAGAAGCTGAAGGAGCTTATGATGGAGTTTCAGGGTCTGAGGCAGAGGATGATGAGCGAGTACAAGGAGACTGTGGGGAGGAGGTATTTCACAGTGACAGGAGAGAAGGCGGATGAGGAGGTGATCGAAAAGATCATTTCGAATGGTGGGGAGGAGTTCATGGGAAGAGCCATACAGGAACATGGGAGGGGGAAGGTGCTGGAAACTGTGGTTGAGATACAGGACAGGCACGACACGGCAAAGGATATCGAAAAGAGCTTGCTGGAGCTGCATCAGGTGTTCTTGGACATGGCTGTGATGGTGGAGGCTCAAGGTGAGCAGATGGATGACATTGAGCAACATGTGATAAATGCTTCACACTATGTCAAGGCTGGAACCAAACAACTCAACACTGCCAAGGGATACCAGAGGAGCACCAGGAAGTGGATGTGTATCGGAATCATTATTCTCCTCATACTCATTCTTGTAATTGTCATCCCCATCGCCACCAGCTTCGCCCATTCTTGA
- the LOC112187694 gene encoding pentatricopeptide repeat-containing protein At5g65560 produces the protein MRRKPILPSSSSSSRALFLHLNSKRFFSFTASASASEPVLDDLPSQLLSILSQPNWQRHPSLKPLIPSISPSHVSSLFSLNHHLPPQTALAFFNWIALKPNFTHTVHSHSSLLSLLLPNPSFLSVAEKIRISMIKSSTCPPDALFVLHHLRYLNKTHFKLTLRSYNFLLMSLSKFSLFDDLKTVYMEMLEDKVSPNLHTFNTMVNAYCKLGNLAEAEVYFSKIGQAGLRPDTFSYTSLILGHCRNKDVDSAYRVFRVMPQKECRRNEVSYTNLIHGLCEADRIGEAFKLFSQMGEDNCQPTVRTFTVLISAFCRLGKKSEAMNLFKEMREKGCQPNAHTYTVLIDSMCKENKLGEARKLLNEMLEKRLVPTVVTYNALIDGYCKEGAVDAAIDIKALMESNKCCPNARTYNELIFGFCKRKDVNQAMALLAKMLDLKLSPSVITYNSLIHGHCKAGDLDCAYRLLDLMKDTGLVPDQWTYSVFIDSLCKSGRLEEAHALFDSLKEKGVKSNEVTFTALIDGYCKVGKINDAHSLFDRMLTEGCNPNTCTYNTLVDGLCKEGKLQDAILLVEKMLSTGLTHAPHTYSILIKHMLKEGDFGHAHRLFNQMVCSGSKPDVFIYTSFIHAYCSIGDIEEAEKLMVKMSEEGIRADSLTYTLLINTYGRMGLLDSAFGVLKRMFDACCDPSHYTYSFLIKHLLRSKTNDDIVRLDLASSFIDIADVWKTMDYQNALDLFDKMVEHGCAPNGNTYEKLIIGLCKEGRLEVAQRLYVHMRDGRISPSQDIYHSLINCCCQLQVYGEAANLLDTMIEDGYLPTLESSKLLVCGLFIEENIEKAKAVFCSLLRCEYNFDEVAWKVLHDGLLRRGLVNRCSELITIMEQMGCKLHPQTYSMLIEGIDGT, from the coding sequence ATGAGGAGAAAACCCATTCTCccaagcagcagcagcagcagcagggcCTTGTTTCTCCACCTCAATTCCAAACGCTTCTTCTCCTTCACTGCTTCCGCTTCCGCTTCTGAGCCAGTCCTCGACGATCTCCCCTCTCAGCTCTTGTCCATCCTCTCCCAACCCAATTGGCAAAGACACCCCTCCCTCAAACCCCTAATCCCCTCCATATCCCCCTCCCATGTCTCCTCCCTCTTCTCCCTCAACCACCACCTCCCTCCCCAAACCGCCCTCGCCTTCTTCAACTGGATCGCCCTCAAACCCAACTTCACCCACACCGTCCACTCCCActcttctctcctctcccttCTCCTCCCCAACCCTTCCTTCCTCTCCGTCGCCGAAAAGATCCGCATTTCCATGATCAAGTCCTCCACCTGCCCCCCTGACGCCCTCTTCGTCCTCCACCATCTCCGCTACCTGAACAAGACCCACTTCAAGCTCACCCTCAGGTCATACAACTTTCTTCTCATGTCATTGTCCAAGTTTTCGCTGTTTGATGATTTAAAAACTGTGTATATGGAGATGTTGGAGGATAAGGTGTCCCCCAATTTGCATACATTTAACACCATGGTCAATGCTTATTGTAAATTGGGGAATTTGGCTGAGGCAGAGGTGTATTTCAGTAAGATAGGGCAGGCCGGATTGCGGCCCGATACTTTTAGCTACACGTCTTTGATACTGGGGCATTGTAGGAATAAGGATGTGGACAGCGCTTATAGGGTGTTTAGGGTAATGCCACAGAAGGAGTGTCGGAGAAATGAGGTTTCGTATACGAATCTGATACATGGGTTGTGTGAGGCGGACCGGATTGGTGAGGCTTTTAAGTTGTTTTCGCAGATGGGGGAGGATAATTGTCAACCGACTGTCCGCACGTTTACAGTTCTTATCTCTGCATTTTGTAGATTGGGGAAGAAGTCAGAAGCAATGAATTTGTTTAAAGAGATGAGGGAAAAAGGTTGTCAACCGAATGCTCATACTTATACGGTGCTCATTGATAGTATGTGCAAGGAGAATAAGCTAGGTGAGGCTAGGAAGTTGCTGAATGAGATGTTGGAGAAACGGTTGGTTCCTACTGTAGTCACATACAATGCATTGATTGATGGGTATTGCAAGGAGGGAGCAGTTGACGCTGCAATTGATATTAAGGCTTTGATGGAATCAAATAAATGTTGTCCAAATGCTCGAACGTACAATGAAttaatttttgggttttgtaaAAGGAAAGATGTAAACCAGGCGATGGCATTGCTCGCTAAGATGCTCGATCTGAAGCTCTCACCTAGTGTGATTACGTATAACTCATTAATACATGGCCACTGTAAAGCAGGTGATTTAGACTGTGCTTATAGGTTGCTTGATTTGATGAAGGACACTGGTTTGGTTCCTGACCAGTGGACCTATAGTGTTTTTATAGACAGTCTTTGTAAGAGTGGGAGACTAGAAGAAGCTCATGCCCTGTTTGATTCTCTTAAGGAGAAAGGCGTAAAGTCAAATGAAGTGACATTTACTGCTTTGATTGATGGTTACTGCAAGGTGGGGAAAATTAATGATGCCCATTCCTTGTTTGATAGGATGCTTACAGAGGGCTGTAACCCAAACACATGCACTTACAATACCTTGGTAGATGGATTGTGCAAAGAAGGAAAATTGCAGGATGCAATATTACTGGTCGAGAAGATGTTAAGTACAGGCCTGACGCATGCACCAcatacttattctatactgatcAAACATATGCTGAAAGAAGGGGACTTCGGCCATGCTCATAGACTGTTCAACCAGATGGTTTGTTCTGGTAGTAAACCGGACGTATTTATTTACACTTCATTTATTCATGCATATTGCAGCATAGGGGATATAGAAGAGGCAGAAAAGCTGATGGTTAAGATGAGTGAAGAAGGAATTAGAGCAGATTCATTGACTTACACGTTATTGATTAATACATATGGACGTATGGGACTACTAGATTCTGCATTTGGTGTTCTTAAGCGCATGTTTGATGCTTGCTGCGATCCTTCTCACTATACCTATTCTTTCCTGATCAAACATCTTTTGCGCTCGAAGACGAATGACGATATAGTGAGACTTGATTTGGCCTCAAGCTTCATTGATATTGCTGATGTATGGAAGACAATGGATTATCAAAATGCTTTAGATCTGTTTGACAAGATGGTTGAACATGGCTGTGCACCCAATGGCAACACATATGAAAAGCTTATAATAGGTCTTTGCAAAGAGGGGCGCTTGGAAGTAGCCCAGAGGCTATATGTTCATATGAGAGATGGGCGGATTTCTCCCAGCCAGGATATTTATCATTCTCTTATTAATTGTTGCTGTCAGTTGCAAGTGTATGGAGAGGCGGCAAACCTGCTGGATACGATGATTGAGGATGGTTATTTACCAACATTAGAGTCTTCCAAGTTGCTTGTATGTGGGCTATTCATTGAGGAGAATATCGAGAAGGCAAAAGCCGTTTTCTGTAGTTTGCTCCGTTGTGAGTATAACTTTGATGAAGTAGCTTGGAAAGTTCTCCATGATGGTTTACTTAGGAGGGGTCTTGTCAATAGATGCTCTGAGTTGATAACCATCATGGAGCAGATGGGTTGCAAGCTTCATCCTCAGACATATTCAATGCTGATTGAGGGAATTGATGGAACATAA